The following coding sequences are from one Gadus morhua chromosome 10, gadMor3.0, whole genome shotgun sequence window:
- the pin4 gene encoding peptidyl-prolyl cis-trans isomerase NIMA-interacting 4, whose amino-acid sequence MPPKGKGGKEGKGGKGGKAPAASGSGDTDKNEKAPKGGTAVKVRHILCEKHGKCMEAMEKLKAGVRFNEVATQYSEDKARQGGDLGWMTRGSMVGPFQDAAFALANSTTDKPVYTDPPIKTKHGYHIIMVEGKK is encoded by the exons ATGCCACCAAAGGGGAAAGGTGGGAAGGAGGGGAAAGGTGGTAAGGGGGGTAAAG CCCCTGCTGCCTCGGGAAGTGGAGATACAGACAAAAACGAAAAGGCACCGAAGGGTGGTACTGCTGTGAAG GTCCGGCATATCTTATGTGAAAAACATGGAAAATGCATGGAGGCCATGGAAAAGTTAAAGGCTGGTGTTCGATTCAACGAAGTAGCTACACAATATAGTGAAGACAAAGCCAGACAAGGA GGGGATTTGGGTTGGATGACGCGAGGATCAATGGTTGGACCCTTTCAGGATGCAGCATTTGCTTTGGCTAACAGTACGACGGATAAACCAGTCTACACAGATCCCCCAATAAAGACCAAACATGGCTACCATATAATTATGGTCGAAGGAAAAAAGTGA